The window TTGGAGTCGGAGCTCTAAGGTCCGCAACAAAGTCAGCAATTGTAAAATCAGTTTCGTGTCCAACTGCAGAAATAATTGGTATTTTTGAAGAAAAAATTGCCCTTGCAACCACCTCTTCATTAAAAGCCCATAACTCCTCAATGGAACCTCCACCACGACCAATAATCAACACATCAATCTTTCCTGTTGTATTTGCGTATTTAATCGCTTTTGCGATTGAAGCAGCCGCCTGATCTCCTTGAACAAGCGCAGGTAGCAATAAAATATTGGCGATTGGGTACCGCCTTTTAATGGTCGAAACAATATCACGAATTGCTGCCCCTGTTGGAGATGTTACAACCCCTACCGTTTTTGGGTATTTTGGAAGTGCTAGTTTATTTTCAGGCGAAAATAAACCTTCTTCTGTTAATTTTGCTTTTAGTTGTTCAAAAGCGAGGAACAATTCCCCAACTCCATCTGGTTTCATATCTTTTATATAGATTTGGTATTGTCCGCTTGCTTCGTATACTGAAAGATCTCCACTAACTAATACCTGCATGCCATTTTCAGGTTTAAATTTCATGCTCCTGTTAGCACTCGCAAACATAATCGCCAGGAGTCTTGCTTTATCATCCTTTAGCGTAAAATACATATGTCCACTGGAATGTTGTTTGAAATTAGATATTTCGCCTTTGACATAACAGTCCTGCAAATGCGGATCAGCGTCAAACTTTCTTTTTATGTATTTAGTTAATGCATTTACCGTTAAATAACGTTGTTCCATGTTTAACTCCTTTCCACTAAAAATAAGCTACCGAAAAAACCTCATTATCTTTTTATTAGGCTGTTTTCTTAAAGATTGTTGTTTTTGAACGAGTTTTGAATTCATACCGTTGAAAATGAAGCTGATTGGAGCGGAAGGTGCTTGACTCCTGCGGGAGCAGCGGGACAGGTGAGACCCCACAGGCGCTTTAGCGCCGAGGAGGCTCACCGCCCGCCCCGTGGAAAGCAAGTACCTGGAGCGGAAATCAACCACTTCACTAATTGCAACAATGTTTTCGAAAACAGCCTTTTATCAAAAATAAAAACCTATCCCATTTATTATAAATTTAGAATTCCAATTCGCACCTTGGTCAGGAATGAATTGGAAAATCAAAATTAATAAAGTTGGAATAGGTTTCCTCCATTAACGCACTTCACTTGTGCTTTGAAGTTTTTGTTGAACCCACTTTGCTGATTTCAGTGTATTATACATAAGCATCGTAATCGTCATTGGGCCAACTCCTCCAGGAACCGGTGTGATATAGCCAGCAATTTCCTTCACTTGCTCAAAATCAACATCCCCGCACAGCTTGCCCTCACTGTTTCGATTCATCCCGACATCAATGACTACTGCACCCTTTTTCACATAATCGGCGGTAATAAAATTCGCCCTACCAATTGCAACCACAAGAATATCTGCACTTTTTGTGAAAGATTTAATGTCAACTGTTTTTGAATGACAATAAGTAACCGTTGCATTTTCGTTTAAAAATAATTGTCCAGAGGGTTTCCCGACAATATTACTTCGACCGACAACAACAACATGGCGTCCTGCAATTTCAATATCCATTTCCTTCAACATTACCATAACCCCGTATGGTGTACACGGTAAAAAGGCATCTTTTCCAGTCATCATTTTCCCTATGTTGATTGGATGAAACCCATCTACATCCTTCTCAGGGATAATAGCTTCAATAATGTTGGATTCATTAATTTGTGAAGGTAATGGTAACTGCACAAGAATCCCATGGATTGCGTCATCCTTATTTAACTCATCAATTTTGTTTAAGAGTTCCTGCTCACTGGTTGATTCAGGCATCTCGATCAAAAGTGAGTACATTCCTAACTCAAGACAAGATTTCTGTTTACTCTTCACGTAAGTTTGTGAAGCAGAATTATTTCCGACTAGGATAACTGCCAACCCTGGAGTAATTCCTGCTTTTTTTAATGTTTCTACCTCTTGGGCTATTTCATTCTTTTTCTTTTTTGCAATTTGTTTTCCATCAATAAGTACAGCTGACATACCTACTCCCCCTTGTTCCAAAAGCTTTTAAAGACTATTGATTTGTTCTTTAATTTTTGATAAAACTCCATTCACAAATCGGCTGGACTGATCATCACCAAATAATTTAGCAATTTCAATCGCTTCGTCAAGGACAACATTCGCCGGGACACTTTCTTTACAAAACAATAACTCAAACACGGCGATTCTCATTAGATTACGATCAACAATTGCTAATCGTTCTATTGTCCATTTCTCTAAGCTGCCTTTAATCATTTCATCGATTTGCTGTTTATGTAAGACAACACCTGTAACTAAATGTGTTAAATACTCATCATGTGGTTGGTCTTCTAAAACATTCTCAATGGCTTCCATTGGTTGTGATTGACTCATATCAATTTGAAACAATGCCTGTAGGGCCTTTTCTCTTGCTGTTCTTCTTTTCATCAAAATAAATACTCCTTTACGGCTTTATTAACCGATTTCCTACAAAGATAATAGCACATGTAAAAATACTTCGCACCCTTCTCTCTATTTTTGTTAATAAATTATAGCCAGGTAAGGAAGAAAATTTACATAACAGAGAAAGACGAAGCTATAAAATTTATAATATGATTAGTTATGGTCCTTTAAAGTGAAAAACCAAAGACACGATACGGTGTCTTTGGTTTCTGATTAAACCTCTTGTTCAAAGTCGGGTTCAGTCTTTTGATTTTCGAATTGAATTCCGACAATATGAATGTTTACTTCTACTGGTTCAAGAGCCGTCATATTCAGAAGTGCTTGGCGAATATTGTCTTGGATTTGTTGGGCGACATTCGGAATGGAGACTCCAAATTTTAGAATGCAATAAACATCTACTTTAATGCCTTCATCCGAAAGTTCAACCTTGACCCCTTTACCATGATTTTTTTTCCCTAATCGTTCTACTACGCCGGCGGCGAAGTTCCCACGCATTTGGGAAACTCCCTCAATCTCTGCCGCAGCGATTCCAGCAATTACTTCAATCACTTCAGGTGCAATTTCAACCTTGCCATGCCCATTATTTCCTTGATTCATCTCCAAGATATTCTCACTCATCCTAAATAGCACCTCCAGTTAGTCTTCCTTCATCACATCATGCAATTCTAAAAATTTCGTATTGAATTGCCCTTCCACAAATGTTTCATTGTTAAGAAGCTTTAGATGGAATGGAATCGTTGTATGAATTCCTTCAATAACAAATTCGCCCAACGCTCTCTTCATTTTTGCAATCGCTTCTTCACGGCTGTTTCCGTAAGTAATGACTTTCGCAATCATGGAATCATAATATGGTGGAATTGAATAACCAGGGTAAGCAGCTGAATCAATCCGAACTCCATAACCACCAGGAGTTAAATACATATTAATTTTACCTGGTGATGGCATAAAGTTTTTCAATGGATTTTCGGCGTTAATCCGACATTCAATTGCCCAACCATTGAAAGTAACTTCATCCTGGGTATATTGAAGACGCTCGCCAGAAGCAACTTTAATTTGCTCTTTAATTAAGTCAATACCCGTAACCATTTCTGTTACTGGGTGCTCAACTTGAATCCGAGTATTCATTTCCATGAAATAGTATTTCCGATTGCGATAATCATATATAAATTCTATCGTGCCAGCACCAGTATAATCAACTGCTTTTGCAGCTTTTACTGCTGCTTCACCCATTTCTTTACGAGTTTCGCCATCAAGTGCAGGTGATGGAGACTCTTCAAGAAGTTTTTGAAGTCTTCTTTGAATCGTGCAATCACGTTCCCCAAGGTGAAGAACGTTTCCATGTTGGTCAGCTAAAACCTGAATCTCAACATGACGGAAATCCTCAATAAACTTTTCAATGTATACACCTGGATTTCCAAACGCAGTTAAAGCTTCTTGCTGGGTAATATTAATACCTTTTACTAATTCATCTTCATCACGAGCAACACGAATTCCTTTACCTCCGCCACCAGCAGTAGCCTTAATGATAACAGGATATCCCATTTCGGTTGCAAGGTGAATGGCATCATTCACATCTTTAATAATTCCTTGTGAACCTGGAACAATTGGTACCCCAGCTTCCTTCATCGTTTCACGGGCAACATCCTTCGTTCCCATTTTGTTAATTGCTTCAGGAGTTGGACCAA of the Bacillus sp. 1NLA3E genome contains:
- the xseA gene encoding exodeoxyribonuclease VII large subunit; translation: MEQRYLTVNALTKYIKRKFDADPHLQDCYVKGEISNFKQHSSGHMYFTLKDDKARLLAIMFASANRSMKFKPENGMQVLVSGDLSVYEASGQYQIYIKDMKPDGVGELFLAFEQLKAKLTEEGLFSPENKLALPKYPKTVGVVTSPTGAAIRDIVSTIKRRYPIANILLLPALVQGDQAAASIAKAIKYANTTGKIDVLIIGRGGGSIEELWAFNEEVVARAIFSSKIPIISAVGHETDFTIADFVADLRAPTPTAAAELAVPHIDELIERILNRQTRMLRAMKEKISSQNERLNRLNKSYAFRYPHKLYQQKLEQLDRQTEQLVRGSKKMLDLKKMQLENQHRRLLRNAPDKKIIEAKEEQFRLKKALNRAMQNILSKKQTDFSHRIAKLEALSPLKVMERGYSLIFTEDQKLVSKVSQVKQDEEISVRLADGSLQCKVIDIKGELLDG
- the folD gene encoding bifunctional methylenetetrahydrofolate dehydrogenase/methenyltetrahydrofolate cyclohydrolase FolD → MSAVLIDGKQIAKKKKNEIAQEVETLKKAGITPGLAVILVGNNSASQTYVKSKQKSCLELGMYSLLIEMPESTSEQELLNKIDELNKDDAIHGILVQLPLPSQINESNIIEAIIPEKDVDGFHPINIGKMMTGKDAFLPCTPYGVMVMLKEMDIEIAGRHVVVVGRSNIVGKPSGQLFLNENATVTYCHSKTVDIKSFTKSADILVVAIGRANFITADYVKKGAVVIDVGMNRNSEGKLCGDVDFEQVKEIAGYITPVPGGVGPMTITMLMYNTLKSAKWVQQKLQSTSEVR
- the nusB gene encoding transcription antitermination factor NusB → MKRRTAREKALQALFQIDMSQSQPMEAIENVLEDQPHDEYLTHLVTGVVLHKQQIDEMIKGSLEKWTIERLAIVDRNLMRIAVFELLFCKESVPANVVLDEAIEIAKLFGDDQSSRFVNGVLSKIKEQINSL
- a CDS encoding Asp23/Gls24 family envelope stress response protein, with amino-acid sequence MSENILEMNQGNNGHGKVEIAPEVIEVIAGIAAAEIEGVSQMRGNFAAGVVERLGKKNHGKGVKVELSDEGIKVDVYCILKFGVSIPNVAQQIQDNIRQALLNMTALEPVEVNIHIVGIQFENQKTEPDFEQEV
- the accC gene encoding acetyl-CoA carboxylase biotin carboxylase subunit — encoded protein: MIKKLLIANRGEIAVRVIRACRELGIESVAVYSEADKDSLHVQIADEAYCIGPTASKDSYLNTTNIISVAKKTECDAIHPGYGFLAENADFAELCRDVNIIFVGPTPEAINKMGTKDVARETMKEAGVPIVPGSQGIIKDVNDAIHLATEMGYPVIIKATAGGGGKGIRVARDEDELVKGINITQQEALTAFGNPGVYIEKFIEDFRHVEIQVLADQHGNVLHLGERDCTIQRRLQKLLEESPSPALDGETRKEMGEAAVKAAKAVDYTGAGTIEFIYDYRNRKYYFMEMNTRIQVEHPVTEMVTGIDLIKEQIKVASGERLQYTQDEVTFNGWAIECRINAENPLKNFMPSPGKINMYLTPGGYGVRIDSAAYPGYSIPPYYDSMIAKVITYGNSREEAIAKMKRALGEFVIEGIHTTIPFHLKLLNNETFVEGQFNTKFLELHDVMKED